Within the Halomonas sp. HL-93 genome, the region TGATCGTCATCGGTGGCATTATCGGTGGTGTGTTTACTGCCACAGAAGCGGCGGTGGCTGCATTGCTTTACGCGCTGGCCATTTCTGTTTTGGTGTACCGTGAGTTCAGCGTGAAAGAGCTGGGCGGAATGTTGATTCGTACCGCACGCCTTACCGGTATGGTCATGATGTTGCTGGCGTTTGCCACCGTTATCGCCTGGTTTTTAACCATTAACATGGTGCCGCAAACCCTGGTCACCCAGGTGCAGGCGATTACCCAGGATCCATTCTTGTTACTGCTGATTGTGGCGGCTTTGCTACTGCTGGTCGGCTTTGTGATGGACCTGACCCCAGCCATGGTAATTATGGCACCCATGCTGGCCCCGATTGTGACCTCGGTGGGCGTAGACGCGGTGTACTTTGGCGTGCTGATGTCGTTTGTGTTGGGTATTGGTCTCTTAACGCCGCCGGTGGGCACCTGCCTTTACGTGGGTTGTGGGGTTGGCAAGGTGTCAATGGAGTCCTTGGTGCGTGCCATGTTGCCGTACTACGCTGCGTTACTGGTCGTACTGGTGATCCTGATTGCGTTTCCTGGCGTGGTAACCTGGCTCCCTGATCTCACCGCTGTGCGCGGCAATTAAGTGGAGCGTCAGGATGGGAAGTGCTTCTCAACGTATTCTAGTGATGGGCGTGTCTGGCTCGGGTAAGTCTCATATAGGACAACAGCTGGCGGCCACGTTGGGTGCGACTTTTATTGACGGTGACGATCATCATTCACCCGCCAATGTGGCCAAAATGGCCAGCGGAACACCGCTTAACGATGATGATCGGCGCGAATGGCTGGACACACTCGCAGGCTTGTTCGCCGAGTATTGCCGTCAGGACCGTTCGCTAGTGATTGCTTGTTCGGGGCTGAAAAAACGCTACCGTGACCGCCTGCGGGTAGGGGATCCAGCGTTGGGTATTCTTTATCTGGAAGGAAGTCGTGACCTGCTCCGCGAGCGGCTTACCACGCGGGCGGGCCACTTTTTTAAGGGGGATACGATGTTGGCAAGCCAGTTGGCTGATCTGGAACCGCCGGGGCAATCTGAAGCGGTTAGCCTCTCAATTGCGTTAACGCCCAGCCAAATTGTGCGCGAGTTTATCGCCACGCTGCCCGCGTCGGCTAAGCCCTCCCACTAAGCGGGTATCGCCTTGGGGCCAAGGCTTCGCTAGTCTAAGGCCCCTGACACTTGCTTAGAAGGCGCCTCGTTTGAAAAAAAAACGCCCCACCTTGCAGGATATCGCGGATCGCGTTGGTGCTACCAAAATGACGGTGAGCCGCTGCCTGCGCGACCCCGAAACGGTGTCAGCAGGCTTGCGCGAACAGATATTTTCCATGGCAGAGCAGGTCGGCTATATCCCTAATCGTGCCCCCGATTTGCTTTCCAGGGCGACCAGTCACTCCATTGGCGTGTTGGTGCCGTCGCTCACTAACCAGGTGTTTGCCGACGTCATCGTCGGCATCGAAGCGCTGACCGAGCCGGCCGGCTATCACCTGATGCTGTCCCACTATGGCTATAGCCCTGAATTTGAAGAGCGCAGCCTGGCCTCGTTGCTGTCCTACA harbors:
- a CDS encoding gluconokinase, with the translated sequence MGSASQRILVMGVSGSGKSHIGQQLAATLGATFIDGDDHHSPANVAKMASGTPLNDDDRREWLDTLAGLFAEYCRQDRSLVIACSGLKKRYRDRLRVGDPALGILYLEGSRDLLRERLTTRAGHFFKGDTMLASQLADLEPPGQSEAVSLSIALTPSQIVREFIATLPASAKPSH